The Carassius auratus strain Wakin chromosome 21, ASM336829v1, whole genome shotgun sequence sequence TGAAATATATGACAACCTGTTGTCCGTTCTCAGCTCTCCACACCGTATCTGTCAAAGTGGCGCAGAATAACACACAGCTCTAGTTCAACTGTGCCCATGCCAACAGTGTGGAGTCTGTATCTGTCTGCGCCGCTGTAAATGAGATCTGGCGAGCGCAGCTGTGGACCTCCTCCAACAAACATCTCAGCAAGTTGATCCTGCCAGGATCCCAGCGGTCGCCATGTCACGCACTGCAGACGATGCTGTCCTGGGCTTGATGGTATGTGGATATAACCATAACCATACAGTTGGCATCGGCCAAAAGAGTCCTGATGCCACACCTGGAGATGAAGCTTTGGCCATCCTACAGGTGGAAAAACAcctctatattttaaatcatgctTAAGTGATTATAAACTCTTTCTTTGTCACTAAAATACAAGATGAATACCTTGTAGGCCCTTAGTAGTGTAGTGCAAATCAATGGGATGACTCCAGTATGCCATGTCCCCAGTTTGAGGCATGTCCACCTGAGTCTGGCCTTCCTTCAGACCAGAAAGAAGTCTCCATGCTCCTCCTAAATGgcaaaaaaaggtgaaaaaggtTTTAGTAATTCATATTAATGCAACCTTTGAGATgtctcaaattaaatttaaattcacaaaattaaaaacataaataattctTCACACCTCGAAATGCAAGACAAACACAATAATTATCTATAAGACCAGTATTTTTCAGTCACCACTGTACAAACCCCATAAGTGAATatggagatgaaaaaaaaaaactatgagatgggatgattttttttttctcaaagtgaTCATGTTCTCTCACCAAAAAATTGTGTTACCTTTTGAAAGTGTGTTCCCCATGAAACATTGTGTTCTCTcacaaaactctctctctctttttttttttttttttgagagcaaTTCTTTTGGGAGAGAATGCAAAATTATTCAAATGCAATGATTTTGCATACATAAAATTTCCCTCTATTTCCTCTACTTTTTTATTAACACGACATCCCTGTAGGggtgtgtacattattattattattatttttttttttaaagagtataaaatattttatacgaAAATAAAAAGGATACCTGCGT is a genomic window containing:
- the LOC113038656 gene encoding B9 domain-containing protein 2-like; its protein translation is MAELHVIGQIIGATGFPQNSLFCKWGVHAGGAWRLLSGLKEGQTQVDMPQTGDMAYWSHPIDLHYTTKGLQGWPKLHLQVWHQDSFGRCQLYGYGYIHIPSSPGQHRLQCVTWRPLGSWQDQLAEMFVGGGPQLRSPDLIYSGADRYRLHTVGMGTVELELCVILRHFDRYGVES